In Rhodothermales bacterium, one DNA window encodes the following:
- a CDS encoding transglycosylase SLT domain-containing protein produces the protein MNRLLLSAAAAAFVLVVLLPAAGCTNTPEGEVTIEIPEPIARDFAEIVARDTLVVLTQFNSTSYFLYRGEPMGYEYEYLRLFADKHDLYLQTIVVPNRDSLFVLLNQGVGDVVAARMTPTLADSSKVGFTQALYRTSPVVVQRKAPTEAADVPEEVEALVDSVAAAPEKLEDVEDGPDKDADEASDESVHELRARLVRRPGDLAGDSVHVLAGTRFEDRLVEISDAVSGEIYVVEVDSGSAEMLVQQVAEEDAEFTVTHENVAQLQESYYSNLAIVPTVDRPYAVAWAVRKNAPGLADALNGWIDGNPGLKDRLYQKYFVDSRGYRERIADAYLASETGRLGPFDDLFREHAPTLDWDWRLLASQAFQESRFDPQATSWAGAMGVLQLMPGTARQYGVSDAYDPAQNVAGAVRFLDWLQTEFWPERVPDEEERLKFVLASYNAGPGHVDDARRLTEKYGGDKNKWADVAYWLLRKSEREVYTDPVVRHGFCRGLEPVTYVGRILDRYNHYLQFVDPQDAPSPADLDAKPVETPPS, from the coding sequence ATGAACCGACTCCTCCTGTCCGCCGCAGCGGCGGCGTTCGTCCTCGTTGTGCTCCTCCCGGCGGCGGGATGCACCAACACCCCCGAGGGCGAGGTGACGATCGAGATCCCCGAGCCCATCGCGCGTGACTTCGCGGAGATCGTCGCGCGCGACACCCTCGTCGTGCTCACGCAGTTCAACTCGACGAGCTACTTCCTCTACCGCGGCGAGCCGATGGGGTACGAGTACGAATACCTCCGCCTCTTCGCCGATAAGCACGACCTCTACCTGCAAACCATCGTCGTGCCCAACCGCGACAGCCTGTTCGTGCTGCTCAACCAGGGTGTGGGGGACGTCGTCGCGGCGCGGATGACGCCGACGCTGGCGGACTCCAGCAAGGTCGGATTCACGCAGGCGCTCTACCGGACGAGCCCCGTCGTCGTCCAGCGCAAAGCGCCGACGGAGGCGGCGGACGTACCCGAAGAGGTGGAAGCGCTCGTGGACAGCGTGGCCGCGGCCCCGGAGAAGCTGGAAGACGTCGAGGACGGCCCCGATAAGGATGCAGACGAGGCATCGGACGAGTCGGTCCACGAGCTCCGCGCCCGCCTCGTGCGGCGGCCCGGCGACCTCGCCGGCGACTCCGTCCACGTCCTCGCCGGGACCCGGTTCGAGGACCGTCTGGTCGAGATCTCCGACGCGGTTTCGGGCGAGATCTACGTGGTCGAGGTGGACTCGGGCTCGGCCGAGATGCTCGTGCAGCAGGTGGCGGAGGAGGACGCGGAGTTCACCGTGACCCACGAGAACGTGGCCCAGCTCCAGGAGTCGTACTACAGCAACCTCGCCATCGTCCCCACCGTCGACCGCCCGTACGCGGTGGCGTGGGCCGTCCGCAAGAACGCCCCCGGCCTCGCCGACGCCCTCAACGGCTGGATCGACGGCAACCCCGGCCTCAAGGACCGGCTCTACCAGAAGTACTTCGTCGATAGCCGGGGCTACCGCGAGCGGATCGCCGACGCGTACCTCGCCTCGGAGACCGGCCGCCTCGGCCCCTTCGACGACCTCTTCCGAGAGCACGCGCCGACGCTGGACTGGGACTGGCGGCTCCTCGCCTCGCAGGCGTTCCAGGAGTCCCGGTTCGACCCGCAGGCGACGTCGTGGGCCGGGGCGATGGGCGTGCTCCAGCTGATGCCGGGGACGGCCCGGCAGTACGGCGTCTCGGACGCCTACGACCCCGCGCAGAACGTGGCCGGGGCCGTCCGCTTCCTCGACTGGCTCCAGACCGAGTTCTGGCCCGAGCGCGTGCCCGACGAGGAGGAGCGGCTGAAGTTCGTGCTCGCCTCGTACAACGCCGGCCCCGGTCACGTCGACGACGCCCGCCGCCTCACCGAGAAGTACGGCGGTGACAAGAATAAGTGGGCGGACGTGGCCTACTGGCTGCTGCGGAAGTCGGAGCGCGAGGTCTACACGGACCCCGTAGTACGCCACGGGTTCTGCCGCGGGCTCGAGCCGGTGACGTACGTCGGACGCATCCTCGACCGCTACAACCACTACCTCCAGTTCGTCGACCCGCAGGACGCGCCCTCGCCCGCCGACCTCGACGCCAAGCCGGTCGAGACGCCGCCGTCGTGA
- a CDS encoding sigma-70 family RNA polymerase sigma factor, whose translation MTAPAHEITDLLADLSDGNRAAVDLILPRVYDELQALAHGKLRRERADHTLNTTALVHEAYLKLVKQDRVTWQNRAHFFAIASTAMRRILVNYAHKRNAEKRGGGLALATFEEGMGHGYEARAEELIALDTALERLAERDVRQSQVVEYRFFGGLTHEEIAEVLGVSVPTVGRDWRFARAWLSRELADDLPE comes from the coding sequence GTGACTGCCCCCGCGCACGAGATCACCGACCTCCTCGCCGACCTCAGCGACGGCAACCGCGCGGCCGTCGACCTCATCCTTCCCCGGGTCTACGACGAGTTGCAGGCGCTCGCGCACGGCAAGCTCCGCCGCGAGCGCGCCGACCACACGCTGAACACGACGGCGCTCGTGCACGAGGCCTACCTCAAGCTCGTCAAGCAGGACCGGGTGACGTGGCAGAACCGGGCGCACTTCTTCGCGATCGCGTCGACGGCGATGCGGCGCATCCTCGTCAACTACGCCCACAAGCGGAACGCGGAGAAGCGCGGCGGCGGACTCGCGCTCGCCACGTTCGAGGAGGGGATGGGCCACGGCTACGAGGCCCGCGCCGAGGAACTCATCGCGCTCGACACGGCCCTCGAGCGGCTGGCCGAGCGCGACGTGCGGCAGAGCCAGGTCGTCGAGTACCGCTTCTTCGGCGGGCTCACGCACGAGGAGATCGCCGAAGTCCTCGGCGTCTCGGTGCCGACGGTGGGGCGGGACTGGCGCTTCGCGCGGGCGTGGCTCAGCCGCGAACTCGCCGACGACCTCCCCGAATAG
- a CDS encoding Ig-like domain-containing protein, translating to MRSLPTSRLRSALRVMACAAFLLPLAACDSGGDGDDNGDTMPPTILSASSSDGSTVSVTFSEALDAASVTASAFTVTPGATVTAATANGASVTLTLAAGLDDDERRTYTVTANGVRDAAGNAATGASATFSFGQGGGSSGGTAVGAAYPNAGDSRIVFFNTSGDRFLVFNPVTGVSTDPDDLDDIENGLIPLDDVAAAASVFDEGETYFFANDGDTFTNYERDTADFDTPASFEEEYDEQGYELSSIGAAVEGDFFASNSIVLFNQNGTEWQLWQPENDSFSDVFTFPSQFGGGNAPISAVGAAVYREDTNQVYLFSRDGTRYTIWAGGNNFTAAFPVEELGDYAF from the coding sequence ATGCGCTCCCTCCCGACCTCCCGACTCCGCTCCGCGCTGCGCGTGATGGCCTGCGCCGCGTTCCTCCTCCCCCTCGCCGCCTGCGACAGCGGCGGCGACGGCGATGACAACGGCGACACGATGCCGCCCACGATCCTCAGCGCCAGCAGCTCCGACGGTAGCACCGTCTCCGTCACCTTCAGCGAAGCGCTCGACGCGGCGAGCGTCACGGCCTCGGCCTTTACCGTCACCCCCGGCGCGACCGTCACCGCGGCCACCGCGAATGGCGCGAGCGTCACGCTCACCCTCGCCGCCGGCCTCGACGACGACGAGCGGCGGACGTACACCGTCACCGCGAACGGCGTCCGCGACGCGGCCGGCAACGCCGCCACGGGTGCTTCCGCGACGTTCTCCTTCGGGCAGGGCGGCGGATCGAGCGGCGGCACCGCCGTCGGCGCGGCCTATCCGAACGCGGGCGACAGCCGCATCGTGTTCTTTAACACGAGCGGCGACCGCTTCCTCGTCTTCAACCCCGTCACCGGCGTCTCCACCGACCCCGACGACCTCGACGACATCGAGAACGGCCTCATCCCGCTCGACGATGTCGCCGCCGCCGCGAGCGTGTTCGACGAGGGCGAGACGTACTTCTTCGCGAACGACGGCGACACGTTCACCAACTACGAGCGCGACACGGCGGATTTCGACACGCCGGCCTCCTTCGAAGAGGAGTACGACGAGCAGGGCTACGAACTCAGCTCGATCGGCGCGGCCGTCGAGGGCGACTTCTTCGCCTCGAACAGCATCGTGCTCTTCAACCAGAACGGGACGGAGTGGCAGCTCTGGCAGCCCGAGAACGACTCGTTCTCCGACGTGTTCACGTTCCCCTCGCAGTTCGGCGGCGGCAACGCCCCGATCTCGGCCGTCGGCGCTGCGGTCTACCGCGAAGACACGAACCAGGTCTACCTCTTCAGCCGCGACGGCACGCGGTACACGATCTGGGCCGGCGGCAACAATTTCACCGCCGCCTTCCCGGTCGAGGAACTGGGCGACTACGCGTTCTAG
- a CDS encoding serine/threonine-protein kinase, translating into MPEPMDAARWTAVQTLFEAALDCSPAERDAFLRAACVNADGVLDADLYAEVASLVNVEVHSLLRGLAVDAVDLPAMLSMEGERVGPYRIVRELGRGGMGIVYLAERDDGAYEQAVALKLVKRGMDSESIVRRFQQERQILARLAHPGIARLLDGGLADDGRPYFAMEVVEGEPITAYCDARALGVGARLALFERVCDAVAYAHTRLIVHRDLKPSNILITDGEAGPEVKLLDFGIARLLEHDGPGLTWSGLRPMTPEYAAPEQVRGEPVTTAADVYALGTLLYELLAGRRPHALDRKDPRALEAAILDAEPPRPSLAVRQAVTIEGDDGPRAVTPEGVAHTRATTPERLTRRLAGDLDTITLKALAKEPDARYSSAEALADDVRRHRRGIPVEARRATAGYRVRKFVMRHRVGVATAAGIVAVLAAVIGFYTARLAAERDRAQLEAAKATQVAAFLGGVFQSADPNETRGDSALVRDVLDRGAARIGELADQPDVQAALLHVVGEVYTTLERYDRADSLLSASLGLRRTLGSPPEEVAAVAVSLARLRDYTGDYAAADSLFRLALALQRGALGPDHPDVAVTLHGLGAVHYRLGRYAEADSLFDAALTIQLQHFGADALEFAPTYDFLGILADEMDDVDAADSLAQRALAIRRAHLAPPHAELAESLLNAGLAKRTLRRYDEAEAYYLEALAMRRALYGEQHSDVAHSLNHLASLHYNRGDYDAAERYAREGYAIRLALHGPHHVEVGASLGNLARIQEARGDLDGAEQTLRQNLALIRATVGPEHPYVGATLYRLGRIDEAQGRLAEAEAAYREALALYRAVWPDGNQRVGDACHALGALLAERRPAEAEPLLRESLRLRRADWGDDDVRTARTRGALGLALARTNQTEEAERALEDALRVLRAAGTDTTETQRFFDALAVLSLQR; encoded by the coding sequence ATGCCCGAGCCGATGGATGCCGCCCGCTGGACCGCCGTCCAGACCCTGTTCGAGGCCGCGCTCGACTGCTCACCGGCCGAGCGCGACGCCTTCCTCCGCGCCGCCTGCGTGAACGCCGACGGCGTGCTCGACGCCGACCTCTACGCCGAGGTCGCCTCCCTCGTCAACGTCGAGGTCCACAGCCTGCTCCGCGGCCTCGCCGTCGACGCCGTCGACCTCCCGGCGATGCTCTCGATGGAGGGCGAGCGCGTGGGGCCGTACCGGATCGTGCGGGAACTGGGGCGCGGCGGGATGGGCATCGTCTACCTCGCCGAGCGGGACGACGGCGCGTACGAGCAGGCCGTCGCGCTCAAGCTCGTCAAGCGGGGGATGGACTCGGAGTCGATCGTGCGGCGGTTCCAGCAGGAGCGGCAGATCCTCGCCCGCCTCGCGCACCCCGGCATCGCCCGCCTCCTCGACGGCGGCCTCGCCGACGACGGCCGCCCGTACTTCGCGATGGAGGTCGTCGAGGGCGAGCCGATCACGGCGTACTGCGACGCGCGGGCGCTCGGCGTCGGCGCCCGCCTCGCGCTCTTCGAACGCGTCTGCGACGCGGTGGCGTACGCCCACACCCGCCTCATCGTCCACCGCGACCTCAAGCCGTCGAACATCCTCATCACCGACGGCGAGGCCGGGCCGGAGGTGAAGCTCCTCGACTTCGGGATCGCCCGCCTGCTCGAACACGACGGGCCGGGGCTGACGTGGTCCGGCCTCCGCCCGATGACGCCGGAGTACGCCGCGCCCGAGCAGGTCCGCGGCGAGCCCGTCACGACCGCCGCCGACGTGTACGCTCTCGGCACGCTCCTCTACGAACTCCTCGCCGGCCGCCGCCCCCACGCGCTCGACCGGAAAGATCCGCGCGCCCTCGAAGCGGCCATCCTCGACGCCGAGCCGCCGCGCCCGAGCCTCGCCGTGCGGCAGGCCGTGACGATCGAGGGGGACGACGGGCCGCGCGCCGTGACGCCCGAGGGCGTCGCCCACACGCGGGCCACGACGCCCGAGCGGCTGACGCGTCGGCTCGCGGGCGACCTCGACACGATCACGCTCAAAGCGCTCGCGAAAGAGCCCGACGCGCGCTACTCCTCCGCCGAAGCCCTCGCCGACGACGTCCGCCGCCACCGGCGCGGCATCCCCGTCGAGGCCCGGCGCGCCACGGCGGGCTACCGGGTGCGGAAGTTCGTCATGCGCCACCGCGTCGGCGTGGCGACGGCGGCGGGCATCGTCGCCGTGCTCGCCGCCGTCATCGGGTTTTACACGGCGCGCCTCGCTGCTGAACGCGACCGCGCCCAGCTCGAAGCCGCCAAGGCAACGCAGGTGGCGGCGTTCCTCGGCGGCGTGTTCCAGAGCGCCGACCCGAACGAGACGCGCGGCGACTCCGCCCTCGTCCGCGACGTGCTCGACCGCGGCGCCGCGCGCATCGGCGAACTCGCCGACCAGCCCGACGTGCAGGCCGCGCTCCTCCACGTCGTCGGCGAGGTCTACACCACGCTCGAACGGTACGACCGCGCCGACTCGCTCCTCTCGGCCTCGCTCGGGCTCCGCCGCACGCTCGGCTCGCCGCCTGAGGAGGTCGCCGCCGTCGCCGTCAGCCTCGCCCGCCTCCGCGACTACACCGGCGACTACGCCGCGGCAGACTCGCTCTTCCGCCTCGCCCTCGCGCTCCAGCGCGGCGCGCTCGGCCCCGACCACCCCGACGTCGCCGTGACGCTCCACGGCCTCGGCGCGGTCCACTACCGCCTCGGCCGCTACGCCGAAGCCGATTCCCTTTTCGACGCCGCTCTCACCATCCAGCTTCAGCACTTCGGCGCCGACGCGCTCGAGTTCGCCCCGACCTACGACTTCCTCGGCATCCTCGCCGACGAGATGGACGACGTGGACGCGGCCGACTCCCTCGCGCAGCGCGCCCTCGCCATCCGACGCGCTCACCTCGCGCCACCCCATGCCGAACTCGCCGAGAGCCTGCTCAACGCGGGGCTCGCCAAGCGTACCCTGCGGCGCTACGACGAGGCTGAGGCGTACTACCTCGAAGCGCTCGCCATGCGCCGCGCGCTCTACGGCGAGCAGCACTCCGACGTGGCCCACTCGCTCAACCACCTCGCCAGCCTGCACTACAACCGGGGTGACTACGACGCCGCCGAGCGCTACGCCCGCGAGGGCTACGCCATCCGTCTCGCCCTCCACGGCCCCCACCACGTCGAGGTCGGAGCGAGCCTGGGCAACCTCGCCCGCATCCAGGAGGCGCGCGGCGACCTCGACGGGGCCGAGCAGACGCTCCGCCAGAACCTCGCCCTCATCCGCGCCACCGTTGGACCCGAGCACCCGTACGTCGGCGCGACGCTGTACCGGCTCGGCCGGATCGACGAGGCGCAGGGGCGGCTGGCCGAGGCCGAGGCCGCCTACCGCGAGGCCCTCGCGCTCTACCGCGCCGTGTGGCCGGACGGCAACCAGCGCGTCGGCGATGCCTGCCACGCCCTCGGCGCGCTCCTCGCCGAGCGCCGTCCCGCCGAGGCCGAGCCCCTGCTGCGCGAGAGCCTCCGCCTCCGCCGCGCCGACTGGGGTGACGACGACGTGCGGACGGCCCGCACGCGCGGTGCGCTCGGCCTCGCCCTCGCCCGGACGAACCAGACCGAAGAGGCGGAGCGCGCCCTCGAAGACGCGCTCCGCGTGCTCCGCGCCGCCGGCACCGACACGACCGAGACCCAGCGGTTCTTCGACGCCCTCGCGGTGCTCTCGCTCCAGCGCTGA
- a CDS encoding ABC transporter ATP-binding protein — protein MPDLPPRAHATVGVSVVATDLVKRYGDTEALALDRLSIAPGEAVGLVGNNGAGKTTLLRLTLDLIRPTTGTVAVDDTVVGASDAWKPRVGAFLDAGFLVDYLRPREYFRLIGGAYGLPADETERRVARYAAFLGPTVTGGDPLLRDLSLGNAGKVGVVGALLPEPGLVVLDEPFANLDPGARIQLEALLRRERERGATVLVSSHDLDHVVDVCSRVLVLAGGRVVRDTPSAPGTLRELQAFFARGGADDGHAVLDVSRAAG, from the coding sequence ATGCCCGACCTTCCTCCCCGCGCCCACGCTACCGTCGGCGTCTCGGTCGTCGCCACCGACCTCGTGAAGCGCTACGGCGACACGGAGGCGCTAGCCCTCGACCGCCTCTCCATCGCGCCGGGCGAGGCCGTCGGGCTCGTCGGCAACAACGGGGCGGGGAAGACGACGCTGCTCCGGCTCACGCTCGACCTCATCCGGCCGACGACCGGGACGGTCGCCGTCGACGACACCGTCGTCGGCGCGAGCGATGCGTGGAAGCCGCGCGTCGGTGCGTTTCTCGACGCGGGCTTCCTCGTCGACTACCTCCGGCCGCGCGAGTACTTCCGTCTCATCGGCGGGGCGTACGGGCTCCCGGCCGACGAGACGGAGCGCCGCGTCGCGCGCTACGCCGCCTTCCTCGGCCCGACCGTGACGGGAGGCGATCCGCTCCTGCGCGACCTCTCGCTCGGCAACGCCGGCAAAGTCGGCGTCGTCGGCGCCCTCCTGCCCGAGCCCGGCCTCGTCGTGCTCGACGAGCCCTTCGCCAACCTCGACCCCGGCGCGCGCATCCAGCTCGAAGCCCTCCTCCGGCGCGAGCGCGAGCGCGGTGCGACCGTCCTCGTCTCCAGCCACGACCTCGACCACGTCGTCGACGTGTGCTCGCGTGTGTTGGTGCTCGCGGGCGGGCGCGTCGTGCGGGATACGCCCTCGGCGCCGGGCACGCTCCGCGAACTCCAGGCGTTCTTCGCGCGCGGCGGCGCGGATGACGGGCACGCGGTTCTGGACGTCAGCCGGGCGGCGGGGTGA
- the arsM gene encoding arsenite methyltransferase: MTTPTLSPTTADPTRIKAHVRDTYARAATRDTGCCAPSCCGDDADALSMIGDAYDRVEGYVADADLGLGCGIPTEHAGLADGQTVLDLGSGAGIDAFVARRIVGETGRVVGVDFTPEMVAKARANAARLGYDNVTFVEGEIEALPLDDASIDVALSNCVLNLVPDKARAFAEVYRVLRPGGHFCISDVVSHGMLPEPIRRSAALYAGCVAGVVDEAAYLELIRAAGFKRVEVAAARRIEVPETMLPADLAAEERAAFEAGGVWSVTVRGTKPA; encoded by the coding sequence ATGACTACGCCCACGCTTTCTCCCACGACCGCCGACCCGACCCGCATCAAAGCGCACGTCCGCGACACCTACGCCCGCGCCGCCACCCGCGACACCGGCTGCTGCGCCCCCTCCTGCTGCGGCGACGACGCCGACGCCCTCTCGATGATCGGCGACGCCTACGACCGCGTCGAGGGGTACGTCGCCGACGCCGATCTCGGGCTCGGCTGCGGCATTCCCACCGAACACGCCGGCCTCGCCGACGGGCAGACCGTGCTCGACCTCGGCAGCGGGGCAGGCATCGACGCCTTCGTCGCCCGCCGGATCGTCGGCGAGACGGGCCGCGTCGTCGGGGTGGACTTCACGCCGGAGATGGTCGCGAAGGCCCGCGCGAACGCCGCGCGGCTCGGCTACGACAACGTCACGTTCGTCGAGGGCGAGATCGAAGCGCTCCCGCTCGACGACGCGAGTATCGACGTGGCGCTCTCGAACTGCGTGCTCAACCTCGTCCCGGACAAAGCGCGGGCGTTCGCCGAGGTCTACCGCGTCCTCCGCCCCGGCGGCCACTTCTGCATCTCCGATGTCGTCTCCCACGGCATGCTGCCGGAACCGATCCGCCGCTCGGCCGCGCTCTACGCCGGATGCGTGGCGGGCGTCGTAGACGAAGCCGCGTACCTCGAGCTTATCCGCGCGGCAGGGTTCAAGCGCGTCGAGGTCGCGGCAGCGCGGCGGATCGAGGTGCCGGAGACGATGCTGCCGGCGGATCTCGCGGCGGAAGAGCGCGCGGCCTTCGAAGCAGGCGGCGTGTGGAGCGTCACCGTGCGCGGCACGAAACCGGCGTAG
- a CDS encoding peptide chain release factor 3, producing MSSDTLPPLTEARLRNEVDRRRTFGIISHPDAGKTTLTEQLLLLGGAIHLAGDVRARKTGRAARSDWMEIEQQRGISVTSSVMSFEYAGREMNLLDTPGHHDFSEDTYRVLTAVDSALMVIDAVKGVESQTQKLMEVCRLRATPILTFINKLDREARDPLELISDIEEHLGIAAAPVTWPVGMADRFRGTYHLIDHTLHLANPAPGTPDVVQTSGPDDPLLNELLGKQAARLREDVELLAGAGTPFDFDAYRAGTQTPVLFGSALNGFGVTALLDLFAEIAPPPLPRETTTRAVSPYETAFSGFVFKVQANMDPNHRDRIAFLRICSGRFERGMKVRHARIGRDVRLANATAFFAQDRGGVEAAYPGDIIGIANHGTIRVGDTFSEGDDLQFVGLPSFAPDHFRRVRVENALRAKQLEKGLRHLTEEGTIQLYRPLTTNDYVLGAVGPLQFDVVATRLDREYDVDVKMDMLPYKVARWVEGDDVETLKRFERRQASSLARDAEGKLAFLGESAFWLDRAQQDWPDLTFRSTIEVL from the coding sequence ATGAGTTCGGATACGCTTCCCCCGCTGACCGAGGCCCGCCTCCGCAACGAGGTCGACCGCCGCCGCACGTTCGGTATCATCAGCCACCCCGACGCCGGCAAGACGACGCTCACCGAGCAACTCCTCCTCCTCGGCGGCGCCATCCACCTCGCCGGCGACGTCCGCGCCCGCAAGACCGGCCGCGCCGCCCGCAGCGACTGGATGGAGATCGAGCAGCAGCGCGGCATCTCCGTCACCTCGTCCGTGATGTCGTTCGAGTATGCCGGGCGCGAGATGAACCTCCTCGACACGCCGGGCCACCACGACTTCTCCGAGGACACGTACCGCGTGCTCACCGCCGTCGACAGCGCACTCATGGTGATCGACGCCGTGAAGGGCGTCGAGAGCCAGACGCAGAAGCTGATGGAGGTCTGCCGCCTCCGCGCCACACCCATCCTCACGTTCATCAACAAGCTCGACCGCGAGGCGCGCGACCCGCTCGAACTCATCTCCGACATCGAGGAGCACCTCGGGATTGCTGCCGCACCGGTGACGTGGCCCGTCGGCATGGCCGACCGGTTCCGGGGGACGTACCACCTCATCGACCACACGCTCCACCTCGCCAACCCCGCGCCCGGCACGCCCGACGTGGTGCAGACGAGCGGGCCGGACGACCCCCTGCTCAATGAGTTGCTCGGCAAACAGGCGGCGCGGCTGCGCGAGGACGTCGAGCTCCTCGCCGGGGCCGGCACGCCGTTCGACTTCGACGCCTACCGCGCGGGCACGCAGACGCCCGTCCTCTTCGGCAGCGCGCTCAACGGCTTCGGCGTCACCGCCCTCCTCGACCTCTTCGCCGAGATCGCCCCGCCGCCGCTGCCGCGCGAGACGACGACGCGCGCGGTCTCGCCCTACGAGACGGCGTTCTCCGGGTTCGTCTTCAAAGTGCAGGCGAACATGGACCCCAACCACCGCGACCGCATCGCCTTCCTGCGCATCTGCTCGGGCCGGTTCGAGCGCGGGATGAAGGTCCGCCACGCCCGCATCGGCCGCGACGTGCGGCTGGCGAACGCGACGGCGTTCTTCGCCCAGGACCGCGGCGGCGTCGAGGCCGCGTATCCCGGCGACATCATCGGCATCGCCAACCACGGGACGATCCGCGTCGGCGACACGTTCAGCGAGGGCGACGACCTCCAGTTTGTCGGGCTCCCGTCGTTCGCGCCGGACCACTTCCGCCGTGTCCGCGTCGAGAACGCGCTCCGCGCGAAGCAGCTCGAAAAGGGCCTCCGCCACCTCACCGAGGAGGGCACGATCCAGCTCTACCGCCCGCTCACGACGAACGACTACGTGCTCGGCGCCGTCGGCCCGCTCCAGTTCGACGTCGTCGCGACGCGGCTCGACCGGGAGTACGACGTGGATGTCAAGATGGATATGCTGCCGTACAAGGTCGCCCGCTGGGTGGAAGGCGACGACGTGGAGACCCTCAAGCGGTTCGAGCGGCGGCAGGCGTCGAGCCTCGCCCGCGACGCCGAGGGCAAGCTGGCCTTCCTCGGCGAGAGCGCGTTCTGGCTCGACCGCGCGCAGCAGGATTGGCCCGACCTCACCTTCCGCAGCACGATCGAAGTGCTCTGA